In a single window of the Penaeus chinensis breed Huanghai No. 1 chromosome 4, ASM1920278v2, whole genome shotgun sequence genome:
- the LOC125025276 gene encoding uncharacterized protein LOC125025276: protein MARWFDIDVEPHSRLPPAVDLYAPRFLVHAATAVLPVNASGVVYRAWSTDEDLGLTCPLGPGEPARCPCAAVTYQLFSSPGDRHFELDPATGVLSRPAPPSASPSSPGAYAPLRTGRTYAYKLMVQGLPHEDQTEGLLYDLLDLKIYVSADYTRKVPWT, encoded by the exons ATGGCTAGATGGTTtgatatagatgtag AGCCTCATTCCCGCCTTCCTCCCGCAGTGGACCTGTACGCGCCGAGGTTCCTTGTGCACGCCGCCACGGCCGTGCTGCCCGTCAACGCTTCGG GTGTGGTCTACCGCGCGTGGAGCACCGACGAGGACCTCGGCCTCACCTGCCCCCTGGGACCCGGCGAGCCCGCGCGCTGCCCCTGCGCCGCCGTCACGTACCAGCTCTTCTCGTCCCCTGGAGACCGTCACTTCGAGCTGGACCCTGCCACGGGCGTGCTCTCCAGGCCCGCCCCTCCGTCGGCGTCGCCTTCCTCGCCGGGGGCCTACGCGCCGCTCCGGACGGGGAGGACCTACGCGTACAAGCTGATGGTGCAAG GTCTACCTCACGAGGACCAGACCGAGGGGTTGCTCTACGACCTCCTCGACCTGAAGATCTACGTCAGCGCCGACTACACGAGGAAGGTGCCCTGGActtaa